A segment of the Melopsittacus undulatus isolate bMelUnd1 chromosome 13, bMelUnd1.mat.Z, whole genome shotgun sequence genome:
agcacctgctgctcctcctgcaaaGGAATGATTCTGGTGTCGTGAACTGCTCACCTCTCTCTTTATAGTCCTGTGGCCCCAACAAGGACACCAGCCCCATCAGTCCACCTCACCCAGCTTGACTCCACAATGACAAGCTTGTGCCTCAGTCTCCCAGTTGCAAGTGAGGGATAGCAATGCTTAAAAGCTCTCTGAGAAGTGCTCAAGCAGCCACTGTCTGGAAGCAAACCAACATGAGTACTGCTTGAGTATTATGTTTGGGAACACCTGGCTGATTTTATatcccttccctgcttcccttgAGATCCAGGCTTATCCCAGGGTCCCCCTTGTCTCCTGCTCTGTGTCAGAGCTGCTTTGCAAGGTTGCAAACCGGAACCTTGTacctctcttctcctgctgagCTACCTGCCCAGCCTGCAGAGCATTGAGGCTCCTTTGAGAGCTGCTTCGGGGTGTTTCAGGTGTGCTGTTAATTGGTGATTGTCACCCTTTTAAAAGTAAGCCATAGGCTGGGAAttgcttttgttggttttaatcAGTGCAAAAGatcttttgtgctttttcaaacaaaacttGGGTTTCCTTCCCCaaacagctgaagaacagcagaTCCTTGATGTCTTTTCCAGTTAAACACTGACAAGAGTGTacccagagctgggcacagctcAGGCTGCATCCCCAGGAGAGCCTGTGCTGGGGACGTGGTTCTGGCTCTCCCttgagcagagatgctgctctaTCCCCTCCATCTGACTTCCAGACATCCCTTTGCCAAACTCACAGTGGCAAATCCAGTGGGTTCGGCTCCACCAGCCCCTGGCCTTGGCTGTTGATATGATGGGAGGTGGGTCTGCAGCAGcatggaagctgggaggaaacagcCCTGAGGTGCtggtgtggtgctggggctgctgctgctgtggtgctgggagcagatATGGTGCAGAAGGGAAAGTTTCCATGGATAAGGTGGCTGAGGTTTTGCCTCTCTCCAAATGGTTGTAGTTGGGTCTATTACCCCTTTccccaggcaggaggggaacaTCATCTTCGAGAGCtgacacacagagagaaaaacatctttattcTTTGTCACCAGCAAGAGACATCTTGAAACGAGGCTGAACAGTGTGGTTCCACAGTAAGCATCCTGTAAGTAACCAGCATTCCATTTCCTCTGCTAGGGAGACAGATCTTGCTCACAGCATCTACCCTACCATGGCAAAGCTCAGCCAGCTGACTTGGAAGTCAGCCTAGGTTTACATGACAGCACTCACACTTCATTTCAACTGACTGCTTCTCACAAGCAGCTCTAGGGGTAAACCCCCCTTCCATTCTAGCAGTGGAGACACAAGGAAGGGACAGTTTAGCCACATTACACAGCAAGCTATGCAAGATGGGTCTGCAAGGCCAGAAGGTCCCCAGCATCACAGATGCCCATGAGGGTGGCTGAATTATCATGGGTAAATGGCACCTTTGCAAGACAAACTGAACTTCAGGGGCCCCAGGATGGCTCCACAGGTcctggtgctcagcagcagcatttctagGTCTGTGCCAGGACTCTGCTGGACCGTGTTGCAGGGCTCATCCAAGGCAGAGACCTCTCAGCTGCCggtgctcactgcagctccagggCATTCACGTATTCCTTCACCCACCTGGCATCAGGGTTAGCACAGACCTCCCGGTCCTTCCTGGTGACGAACCTGTCAGGTGAAGCAGGGAAGTCTTAGAGCCCTGGAGGGGGAATGGAACAAGGGGGCCTTGGGTCACCCCTTCCCTTACACCAGGTATGGCTCCTCACACCACTGTGATCTAGGCACCAGTGGATCCACAGCAAAGACCCCAAGGGCTGGCAGAACCTTCCCCCAGAGCCCAGAGCAGGAGCGGGTACATACACAACTGCTGGCTGTGAGCACTTGCTGCTGGTGTAGAAATAATCCTTCACATGCTTCTGGGGCAGCTTTCGGGATGCGTAGCTGAAGCAGCACACGGTTGTGTCAGCCCCGACTGGAAGGGACCAGAAAAGCCAGCATGAGTCTCCCACTTGCTAACCTGCACATTCACCAGCTGGAAGCATGGGCAGCAATCCCTTAATCAGCTCTGGAgccctcttcctttcctgtgtCCTCAGAAAGCACAGAATTGCTGTGAACACCAAAGTTAATTCAAGTAGTTGCTAGGATTGTGTGTAAAATGCCTGGCACTCACTTCCAATGATAAAGATCCTTTCAGTCGCCCTGGGACCACTcataaaacccaacaacaaaatcagGGGAGATGAAACCTGAAAGCTTCAGCACTTAGCAGTAAAATTCATCCCTAGGATAAAGGGGTGTTGGAAAGCAGGACCAGTCCCAAGAGCGCAGGAGAAGCTGTTCTCACAGGTTTCCAGCTTTTGCAGCTAACTCTTTCCACTTCTGCTTCAGAATTACTGCCAGCCATAGCAAAAACCCACCcaagagagcagagggagaTGCTGCATGTACTCACTTGGAATAGGAGAGGCCTGAGAAAAGAGAGCAACAACGAGGATGATGGAGAGGCACACTGCAGAGATGCTCATTATGGACACAGATGAGCTGCAAGGGCAGATGCAGGACCAGAACAGATTCCCCCTGTATCTGATGTGAGATGCTGGCTCAGTCCCTGCTTTTTATATAGGGACAGTGGCCAGCTCCATCCGCCAGATTTCAAGACAAGCACTTGGAATTTCCAAAGCATAAAAGAGCTGATGTCATGGCACCTTTGCctcaaaaatgcagaaaaaaggaagcagcaaGTCCAGGATATACGAAAATAGCCTCTGTGTGAGGTGAGCTAAGCCTGAGCTAACTGACACTCACATGAAGGCTGCCCTGACCATGACAGGATATGAAACCACATTTGAGCAGCAGGTTCATGCTAGATTCATCAACACCACAGCAGAACGTACCAAACTCATCTCAGCATCCTCCTTGGAGGACCAGGAGGACCTCAACTCAGCCTCCGTTTGAAGGACCCAGGCCTTGAGGACAAAGGTTCTCAGACCCTTGAAATGGCCTGGGGACAGTGCAGGTCCAGCTGGGTGGTGGGTCCAGCTCCTGTGGTGGGGCTGCAGCATGTATGAGCTGGATGCAGGGGGTCAGGGCAGGCAGCATGGGCAGCAGGCATGCTCGGAGCAATGGTGCCTGTGAGGGAGCAAGGGTGGCTGTCACCCTGGAGACTGGCTGTAGATCTGGGTTGGCAGCCTTGTCACCATAACCAAAGCATCCTGAATGCTATGGTTCCAGTATGCAGCTCAGGACCTCCAAACCTCAGCATCAGCCAGGAGTGCTTGCCTGCAAAGCCTGGCTCAGTGCCCTGACTCTACAAACATCATCTCCTCCCAGGGACCTGGGGCAAATGCAAGTGCTTGTGGGGATTTTCCTCAAGGTGGATGCAGAAATCAGGACATCCCCCTGAGTGTGGAAGGGAGAGGAGCCAGGTCTTGTGCAAACAGGTACCCCCATCGCCCTCTGCACACCCAGTCACGGGATCCCCATGCactgcccctgccatggggtgATGTGGTCCCTGGGATGCCCCAGAGAGCATTTCCCCTTTTACCAtctccctctcctctgcaaCAGGCACCAAATTTGCCAGCTCACAGCTTGTGGTTTCTCATGAGCTGCTGTTCACAAGACTCCATGAGTTCATCTTCCTGTAGCCCCAGCAATGAAGCAGGGACCACAGGGCAGTGTCTGGGTGTATTGGGGCTTCCTCCCCACTGAATCCCCTTCACTGCACggtctgcagtgctgcaggagggtCCCCATGGGCTGTGCCAGGGACTGTGCTGGGGTAGGCAAGAGTCCATGGCTTTCCCATCTCATCCTCCTAGCAGCCATCTTCATGGGGTTGGGGGTGTCCTGGGGACTCTGAAGACTCTTGCTTCAAAAGTATGTAACGGACCTGGGGTgagcccctgcagccctgatccagccctggggcagcagcaccagagggacctggagctgttggagggaggccagaggaggccatggagctgctgcgagggctggagcagctctgctctggagccaggggacagagctgggctggggcagcctggacaagagaaggggagacctgagagcagctccagtgcctgaaggggctgcaggaaacctggagaggggctggggacaagggatgtagggacaggccaaggggaatggcttgaacctgcccgaggggagactgagctgagctctgaggcagaagctgttccctgtgagggtgctgaggcgctggcacagggtgcccagagaagctgtggctgccccatccctggcagtgctcaaggccaggttggacacaggggcttggagcagctgctccagtggaaggggtccctgcctgtggcaggggttggagctggaggagctttaaggtcccctccaacccaaaccaatctgtgacttaaacagcagaggtttagattggatataaggaagaaattcattactattagggtgctgaggcactggaatgggttgcccagggaggttgtgaatgctccatccctggcagtgttcaaggctgggttggacagaccttgggtgatatggtttagtgtgaggtgtccctgcccatggcaggggggttggaactggatgatcttaaggtcctttccaacccaaactattgtatgattctgtgtctGTCACAGACATGCAGCGGTGGCATTttggagcagcacagcagcatgccAGCTCAGGCTCTGCAGACAACAAAAAGCTCAGCTGGAATTTGCCAAGAGACCGTTTGCTGGTACTGCTATATTGCATGATTTCCAGTATTGCGATTAGCTATTGTTCTGGCTCATTTGTGTATATATTTCTCATGCCCCAGATCCAGGTAGGGATGCAAAGCAAAGTGATGTGTCTCACACTCATCTCCTCACTACAGTAACAACTGCATTTTGTATTGAGCCTTGACCTGTCCCTGCTGTCCCAAGCCTGACCCTGGGGTTGAATGAGTGCCCGCCTGCCTCACCCCTTGGCCCCATGCACTGCTGGGGTCCAACAGGCagctcctgggctgcatcacatCCCTGCTGCCCTTGGTGTGTGGCCGTCACTCATGtccctttcctctgcagttACTGTCCTGCTGTGTGACACGCAAGTGAACCTGTTCTGGTGTGCCCGGACCTGCTGTCTGCAGGAAGGAACTGTTGTGTGACAAACTATCTGACAGGGCCAGATAGAGATCTAAGAAACCACAGACAGACACTGAGGCTCCGTCAACCGCAAGGCTGCCAGAGCTCACACCCTGTTACGGCTTGTAAAGGCAACCGAAACCATGACATCTGCATATCTTCTGAAAGCACAGGGTGGCTGTGCCTCAGCCTGGCTGGGGAGCTGGaaacagatgatctttaaggtctcctCCAACCTTAATCATTGTGTAATTTGATGATAATCCCATGTGGTCATTGCATGGCCCAGCCTTGCTCCTCACTCTGCAGGTCTTTGGAGCTGTATTCTGCAGCTCTGACCACACAGCAGAGATGCCAGAGTGCTGGAAAGACGGCAGATCATTCCTCATGTCTCCATCCTTGCTCTGGGTCAGCTTTAGGGGAGGGTGAtgctcctccctgctccctgcagtgtAGGTCCTCAGGGAAGAGGTGGTGGCAAAGCCAGCGACAGAGATCCACCAGGCATTGCAGAGGAACCTGAGCAGAGACTGGGGCACCATGGGGACAGGGGACCTGGATGCCAAGTGTCCCACTGCATCCCCAGGCCGTGTCGTAGACGAGCTGCAGGGTTCATAGGGACCATGCTGAGATTTGGCctcagctggagagaggagctGCCCTGGCCATTATAGAGAGCTGCATGGTTCGAGGCAAGCCCCAGTGAAGTTTCTCCACCGTCCATTTACTTCCCCCTTCCCAACAAACCAGAGCATCCAAGGAGCACCGAGCCCTCTGCCGTCTCCTGTGGGAAACGTTCTGGAGCCCTTCCCTGCATCTGCATCGCAGCCACAGCTCATCCATCCTTCAGGGACCCTGCAGTGCTACCCCCGGGGTCACCCTCTGTGCTGGTACTGCAGGGGCAGGGGACAGTTATCCTGGCACCTGGGGTCTGTGCCCTGTGTGCTGCCCATGCTGGCAGCAGCCACCTGGGGAATGGGGAgcccatttcaaaccctctccATGTTCCTGCTCAGCAGGAAATCTCTTTTCTAGGAGGTGAGCTGCTGTGGTTGAACACAGCCAGCAGCTAAATATGACTTTCTCAGCCCCTCTTGCCCcctgggagggatgggaggagaaccaggaaaaggtaaaacccgtgggttgagataagaatggtttaaaaatattataatataGATAATAATTACTAATAATACAATTAagaataatatataaaataatactataaatataataatatatagaatatacaataataaatatataataaatagtTATATGATCATATAATTATTATATACTGTTATAATTATTatgtgattctataattattATATAATAAAGTTATATATactaataatatttaaaatattaataactaATATAATACTACTACTAACAAAAAGGAAACTAACAAGGACATACATATGAAACTAAAGGAGGCAAAGAAAAGAACCCAACAAgaaacagcagtgctgcacaatacaactgctcaccaccagctGACCGGTGACCAGCCTGTCCTGGAGCAGCAATCGGTCCCTTCTGGATAACTCCCCCTGGTTTCTATCCTggacatgacgtgctgtgggCACGGAATATGCCTTCGGTTAGTTCGGGTCAGATGTCCCGTTCCTGCTCTCTCTTGGCTCCTTGTCCCCcacctcactggcagagcatgagagacagCAAAAGGGTGAAGCTCTGCCTGTAGGAATGGGCCctaaaagccaaaacacagcactgcaccagttattAGGAAGAGAATGAACCCTATCCCAGCTGAGCCAGGCAATGAGTGCAGGTGATGGAGaagtctggttttggttttgcccCATTCTGacttcattttgtcttttttttttccttaagtgaAGTGTATTCTCAAGtcttattttctgaagtgaaatgtATGGGGCTAAGGAAGCAGGCTGTGTGTGACCTgcaggacagggatgggggatcaccagcagcactgctgcaggatgTCCAGGCAATGCTACTGCCCATGACCCCCATCAGCACAGTTCCCCAGGCACTGCCTGATGAGAGCCCATATCCTTCTGTGGAGTAAATGAAGCTCCCTTTGTGAGCCAGGATCACCCATTGCAAAGGCAGCTCCAGGTGAAGTCCCAGACGATGGCCCCATCCAGCTGTTTTCCCCCCCATCCAGCTGTTTTCCCCTAGAAACACATGATGCAAACATTGCTGTAAAACCATCAGGAATGGGGACTCCAGACACGCTCCCTCTGTCAGCATGAGGGCTCAGACTCCCCAGAACAGAGAAGACTCTGCTGACAACAACCAGCTTGCACTGACACTTTTGTTTCACCTGGTTTGTTTCACCTGGCCGTGCACTGAGAGTCAGGGTTGTTGTGTCCATGAAGCTGGGTCACCTGTGGCCAGTGGGATGTCTGTCACGCAAGCCTGGCAATGGGGTCCATGCTCTATCATCAGCAGGTCTGAACCTCCCTGGTAAACCCTCATGGGACTGCTAAATCTTTTCTTGAACCATTGGCTATCATTGCCTTCCCCAAACCTGCCTCTGGATGTGATCAGAGATCTGGCATAGCCACAATCACCACCTCATCCCTGCTGCTCAGGACTTGGCACTCTCATTCCTGCAGCCTTGGTTCAATTCCCAGCTGAGAAAGGGAGTTCTGCAGCAACTGCAGCTCCCAACCTTTCCTTGGGTGGCTGCACTGCCCTTGAGTGTTTCCTAGGGTTCAGCACAGGCTTCAGGAGCATCCATGTGTACTCATGGAGTTGGGTCCTGACCCATTGGATGAATTTGGGGGTGGCAGCAGCCTCCTGTCCCCCCACTGGCATCAGGCTGCACCTCCAGCAGAAAAATAGCACTGGAGGGCAGCCACAAGCCTGTGATGGATTACAGGGTAACACAGCTGTAGAGATCAGGGTGGACATGCTATTGTAGGGTTTGTTCTTGAGGTAAGCAGAGGTGCAGGGCTGCtgccctgagcactgctgtgACTGTTGTCACCTCTCCTGAGCAGTGATTGTTGCCTGCAAGCTGAGGGACAGGGTGGGATTGCAGGACCCTTGATGAGAGGTGACAGACCTGTGCCTGTACCCCCTGGGAGCAAgagagcaggggctgcctgTAAAAGCTCCGCTGTGAGCAGGATTTGAACCTGCGCAGGGAAACCCCATTG
Coding sequences within it:
- the LOC101870472 gene encoding C-C motif chemokine 5-like translates to MSISAVCLSIILVVALFSQASPIPIGADTTVCCFSYASRKLPQKHVKDYFYTSSKCSQPAVVFVTRKDREVCANPDARWVKEYVNALELQ